A window of Tachypleus tridentatus isolate NWPU-2018 chromosome 7, ASM421037v1, whole genome shotgun sequence genomic DNA:
TTAACTTCTTATGCGAGTTTCAGTTTACGAAAGATGACGTATAAGAATCCTCCCTCGTAGGAGGATTTGTTTCGTTATAAGCAGGAAAGTTAACATCTGTTTTGTCAACGCACTGACAAAAAACGTGACATCAAACTTATAAGGAAATACGCAAAAGCgtttaataagataaataaattacatttttgttacaagcaaattaaaaaatatcgcttttgaaatttaaaataacagacataagtaatatagaaaataatacattgttggaaaaatatttgaaaactaaaagcatttgtaattagttttaatagTTAAGAGCTAATGGAATTCCAatatcattaacaaaaaaatatattctattggGATACCTTCTTagacagaaaaaaaatgattatgaTCTAAAAAtgcaagtttaatttatttaataaagaagatttccaaattgttgttttcactttCTTACCTGTGCAAAATCCACTCCAATTGGAATAAATTTATGTATACAATATACACACCATGTAATTTATGGCAAATTGCTAAATTCAGacaattcaaaaatatttaaacaaataaaagttttcgtcaaatttgtataaatgtatttaatttattgaagATAAATAATTGCAGATTATTTCAACCGCTCGACTAGTTCACGTGCTCTAACGGATATTACCAGGTTTTCTTGCATATAATTTGCAACACAATCGCTATCGTGCCAAGGGTATTAGAGTAGTGAGAAAGAGTACTTGAATTTggacaaacaaaattaacttgtattgcttcgaaaaatattttacaagttgtaAAGGCAATATTTATTTGTTGCGCGTGTCGGGCAACACACAGGATAAATTTGTTTCTGAAAACTAACCAAGGTAATTAATAATGACCAAGTGTTAACATAGTTCCACTCGAATTTAGCTTAGGttaaacattcaaaatgtaatttgtaaattgAGACGTTAGCTAAGCCTTGGCTTAAGTTTAGTCtattttaggctaattttataagttaaatgATAAATATCAACGGTTAACTGATAACCATGAGTCACAGTATTAGTATTACTATTTTTTACTTAAGAGTTAgacctaataataatagtattaataaataacagCATCACCCTTAGTTACAATGTTAATGCTATTAGATCTAACTCTGATCATGTAAAAAGTAGTAATACTATTACtaatactaattatttttaattttaatgacattgataacaaaatgtaaatatattaataggGACCTCTTGGTCCACTGTGGCTATCCCATTGCATTTCATCAGAGGTCAAATTCCATTTTATTATGTTCATCCCTGATCAGGTCACAGGTATTCATCAAGTCCTTTCTTGAACATTCCAAATCCTGAAGTTGCATCTACTTCCAAAGGACTCTGCTGACACTAATTCCAATAATATTCTAGGAATTCATTTTCTTGCTAGTATTTTAACCTCTTGGGTGATTATTTGAATTTTTCAGCTTCTTCATGCTTGAATTCAGGGTCTTAAGCTTAGAACGTACAATATAGGATGTCTCTTTACAAGAAATGCAGTTGATGGAAACTTTACCTTTACGTGAGAATGTAAAACTGTAAGTCTGCAGTTACATGACTCAAGCTCCATTGTACCAAAAAAATGTACACTCCTTGTGTGTTGGGATCATGGTTGCATTATAGGAGcgacagtcaaatcctactatttaagTAGAGTAGCCCATGAACtgacagtgggtgatgttgactagtatATTTTCTCCTAGtcttatcatttcaaaattatgtacaGCTAGTGTATGTCACCCTTGAATAGCTTTATGTGAAGTTTAATAAACAACATAGGTAATAAATCTGGAAGATTAATTTGATTAATCAGTAGCCATGAATGAATATAATTTCACTGATTATAATCATgtattagtgtttgtttattcCAGCTCTCCAGTAATAGAGTTGGGTGATTAATTGTATTTGCTTATAGCTAGAgtgtctttaaaataaattataaaccatATTTACAGTTGAAAAACTGgtgtttacaataattattgatattgcaagtataaacattttaagaatgtataaataggaatgaataATATTCATACTATGTTTCATACACTTACACCAGTTAGTCCTACTTACTAATGTTACTGTAGTCTTCATCTCTTCTGttcattttagttttgttatctGCGAGATCTATTGGATGAATTTGTTAGAAACTGCAAACCATGTCTTAATCACTTAATCAACaatatacaaagttaaaataacttgttCAGGAAttaagaattattattaattctaatACTTTACCAGCAGTTTCACTGTAGCTACAGGCTGAgttttttcaacaaaaaacattaaatcacCCCTGTTTTCAGGATAACCAGCATCTCTCTGCACCatattactttgaatttaagaTGTGCACCACTTTTAAAAAGGTATTTTCAGGaaacaaaatttgaataattagaaagaagtaaatatgttttaaaagaatttattaatgaataaaaaatgttaatgtatttaaaatgaaatataataaatatatatataaaatatacagaaaaattaaaattttcgttGCATCgttcttcctgctttctttatttaatcagaatgttactTTGATGTTTTTTCTGACTTGTTATATTTTGAAGATGAAGCATCTTCATTACTTGATTCATTGTTTTCCCAAAAAATGCCATCTTGCATTCTATCTTCAAAATCCGACAGCAATTTTTGATTAATTGTTGTCCTTCATCGTAATGATAAACCttcatttttcataaatttttcacACTAGTCATGACAAGCATTGAAAGAAATACCATTATTTCCTGTACAtcttttgcttttaacattaagacttTTTTCATTACAAGCAATCCTTTATTTTGTAACTCTCTCAAATACATTAAAGTAGTGACATTAATTTCAGGATGTCTTCCTTTTCTTGGGTCTGAAAATGACTGTACTTTTCTTGCAAGAAAACAACTTGGTTTTCATAccacatcaatgacatagatttGCTTCACTCACTGTATAGTTTTTACCAACTGCACAGTTCCTAATCTGTTTGGTgcacaaaataacttttgttttaaatttggcatTGTACTTAAAACACTTCTCCATgggttaaaaaaaacagtaaaaataacaactgAACAACAGGAAAGTTGGACAAAGACTGAGGATGGTGATATCCAACTACACTGCTAGAGGCACTGACATTGGCAAATTTGatgttttgtatatgtttttattactctTTCTAAACtaagttctttttaaaatatagtccaaTCTGTTTGTTGATGCAGGATTTTTTCCAAAATCTTTGTTGTTTGAGGAAAATGATGTTTTGAGACTTTTGaagagttaaaaataacaaatatctcaaATTTAAGATGCACCCTAATTTTTAGTTtggaaaatgtgaaaaaagtgCATCTTAAATTTGAAGTAATACAGTACATCCTTCCCAATGTTTTTTTTACCTAAAGTGTATTGctttacattttttaatcttGAAGCTCATTCTGTATATTCTGGTCAAGTAATTAACTGAGTAGATTTGGCCCAGAGTTTTTGGGTTTCTTACTTTAAGAAGGACATTGAGTTGTTGGAAAGTGTTCAAAGGAGAGCTACTTGGGTGACTCCCAAGATGGAGGTATTATAATATGAGGACAGGTTAAGGTCCTTTCTCAATTTCAAATCTAATTGAAGTGTTCAAAGTTACAAATGGAATGGATTTTATAAATGCATAATCTTTTCTCTTGGAATATATTGCTTTCAGGCTTGGTTGATGTAATGAGACTAGCAGAGATgccaatcattacgattttggtgtatacattacaactatgcgctcatacagacaaatattatgacttgttgcaactcccaactTATTATACATTCTATAGGCCTAttcaataaagtgataaattgttcccccaagGCTTGAAATTGGTGAAAGAtcatttctagtgagatacaaataaattttgataataaataaaagacatagtccagagggctacttgtgataatcatgtttgtgcttgaaataacaaaaaatatttgtatctccgacgtctacctaTAGTTtaagtgcggtgcttctccatactgagTACGAGGGGGAACCCATAGTTGCATCATTAGTGCTTGTCAGTCAATCagtgctcgcgtagatgggtatttctcattttctgaGCAGCATAGAAACATCAAtgtgatcattcacaagatgggaaaaaagaggcctcgttcaccatattgtcttgtttctggcaaatctaaaaggactaaaactgtgaaagggctctgtctataaccattacgctcagtcatttgaaaaagTTGGCATCTCTGGATTAGGATATTTCAAGCGAGGGGTTTAAGAGTACTCAGAAAGTCAAGGATGAATACCAGCAGATGAGCATTTCTATCTTGAACAGGTCTACCACAATGGTTGAAGGGACACCTTGTCATTTGTCAAATGTTATATTGAAGAACTATTCAACTTGTTCACATGAACTAATGTACAACAAAGGTCCTGAAGCAAACTCTAATGTTagcagttttaaaaattatgtggaTGAGTGCAAGGCTTGAGTTTGACTGGAAGATTTGGAGAACACTGATATTAGAAATTTTCACATTTCaggttataagttatttaatgatGATGACTTTTAAATAAGGGACTAAAGTAGCTttctacaaaacagaaaactataagctgttagaaagaaaacaaaaaaaaatttagacaAGAAGCTTGTTTTAAATTGGAACTGTATAGTACGTAATGCCTGTAGCAATCAGTCAAGTTAAATGGTTATTCCTGTTTCATATTACTTGGCCTGGATATGTGATATGAAAGATCGCAAACCAGCGTGGAACCAGAAAATGAAACAGATTTCTTAATCAGTCATAATAATCTTTTGTACTTGGAATCCTGCAATATAAATGACCAAAAGGCATATGTCATGGCTGAAAGTATCTGTGAACCTTGTTTCTAAAATGAGGTGTAGCTGTTTCTTCTTAGTATTAACAAAATTGCAACACAAATCAACAGTTGTAGTTTGACATTGTTAATCATGAGCAATGGCTTATTCtaccattttgtttttttcacagtttgaagcatataaaaaatgacattttttagTATTAAAAGAAATTTGGAAAGATAATGTGGTTATCCTTAAGTTGACAGGGAGTACAGTTAGCCATATATTCagctattttaatttttcaggtgtacattttatcacaaattacatggcctggaatggccaagtggGTAAGGCActctattcgtaatctgagggtcgtgggtttgaatccccttcgcaccaaatgtgctcacccttccagccgtggtggcgttataatgttacatttaatcccactatttgttggtaaaagagttgcccaagagttggcagtgtgtggcgattactagttgttttccttctattcttacactgctaaattagggaaggatagtgcagatagccctcataactttgcacaaaattcaaaaacaaataaattacattgtTAGAAAATTTTGCCATTGAACAACAGTGTTGATTGTCACATATTACATCAATTTCTCAgaatgtagtaaaatatttttacctgtttTCATGCCTATCTTAAAATTTTTCTGTCTACAAACAGGTTATGAAATGATTTCAGCAGAGTACGAGCAGGAATACTGGCCTACGATTCAAAATGCTATTGATCTCCTGCTCAGACAGTCCATTGGGCATAAAGGGCTTATGTCATTTGAGAATGTCTATAGGTAAGTATACAGTTGTATAGAAAATCCATTGTTGTTATTAGCAGTGAATGGGGTACTCTGCTtaagatgtgtttgtttttagttttgataCTGTTAGTTGTGAttgtaacttgtataaaatttcttacataaaatctgtttttcatttGTGTATGTTTACCATTCTTGTTAAGTTGGTCTCATTATTCGTTCATCCTGATTTTGTCAATTATTTGTGACGGATTTgattttttattgagaattggaAATATGCTACCAAATAGATGCTGTATAATGTGGACTGTAACACCTTGTTCAAAGACATGCAACTGATATCAGACCTGTTtgtgatgtttttctttttgctttttttatttattgctgtGAGTTTATTTACTAGCCAAAAATTTTAAGATAGCTCTAAACGTACATCAGCCAGTATTCAGGCTGCATcagattttatttcttgttaatgaGAGCTGTAAAAATATATGATTTGTGTAATGCCTGCTACTTAAACAAAGTGTTGTATTAAAAAGATAACTTTAAATACACACATTTCACCACCTAACGTTGTATGTATTTGTTGCTTCTGTGAAGGCCATTGTGATGGAGCACAGAGGGGACAGATTTAACTTCTGTATTGCATCAGTAGAATATGCTGAATACTTGTCATATGAGATGTAACAAGTTTTATTGCAGACTAAGTATGAACCACTAAATATGTGCtcactttattaattttaatgttgaaaaaGGAGAACCAATGTAGTTACGCACCTTTCCAAGatgtatgtttaattattaattaacagtttaaaaatgtgTACCTTTAATGAATGAAACTTTTTTGTAACAGTGTGTTACAGTCGGTCTATGCttattttctaatcaaactgttgctttttctgtttttgtttattattatgtttaagtaATCAGTGATTTCTTATTAAAGAATTTGAGTGTTAACATGCTTGTAAGTGTTAACtgataaacgttttttttcttaaaacatctgTAGCTGTTTAATCTGTCATAATAGGGTGCTCATACAATGTAAGTTTACTTAACACAGCTGTATAACTGTCACTTATGTCAATTACATGCACCAAAATAATCtgcatttattttcatataacttattttcaaacatcacatgaatgttttatttcagctATATGGactatgtaaaattaaaaaggttTTGAATGAAATATGAACTGGTAATTATGGTTGTCATTGGTAAATTAGTACTGTGAAAGGTTTGAACTAATTTTTGGTAATGCTTTCCTACCTTTCAAATGTCAAAATCTACCCTGCATTACAACCTTCTTTCTTGAAGAGACCCTAAAGAACTGGCTATGTAATTAATCCAACATCTATAATGTGTataataagtttttttatgtAGATGTAATAGGGGAGAAAATCTATTTTAACAAATTGCAATCAATTATGGCAGAGGATGcattttttatggaaatttttGAAAAAGGATTTATTAATGAGAAATAAGGAATAGACTTGGTGATTAATTTTGTTGGTTAAGGTAAAATGGGAGTTGGGATACCTTTGGTGAACCAAAAGCCTACCATCACCTCATAATTCCTCATTTACTTAAGGAAACAATATAGAAGTTGTAAATGCAGGTTAACTGTGGGTTAttaataaaattcttattttagaGACAACTCTATAACAGGGGCAGcccaagataatttttttttgtagccATTGATTggtgtcatgaaaataatcaacagaGTTTTATTATTCTAGCTATTTAAGTAATCAAGGTAatgcttttataatttattatttttgatttttagtgatgttgagaaaacccacttgtagagaaatatatatgcaaaaacagctcgtttgggttgagaaaatgttttacatagaaggtcaaaatgttgttcgctcttcagtgtaaaatattttctcaacccaaacgagccgtttttgcatatatatttttgattttgattaaaattagtgttttttgacttaatatattttattattccaacTGTCCCATCTCATGTAGGAATAATCaattagttaaaaaataattgataatcTAATTCCACTAATCACCCAGCTCTAAGAAGAACTACTAGTAGCTAGAGTGAGGAGTGCATTCTATACTGTAATTACATGAAGTAACCAGAAACACACAATGAAAGTCTTGCTTGTTAGTAATGTGTACAGTCAttgattatatgaaatatttttctggcTTTACTAAGAGATCATAATAAACACATGTAGGACATGTTTGAAGTGGAAAGTGTTCCTGGCAatggaaacaaatttttattaaacattttagaagtttcttgtaaaataaagGCTTGCTTTGTGTTTGCACATTTTTCTGATTTTGCATTATGCGACTAGAACAGATACTGGAATGACTTAATGGTTTGATTtcttgtctttcttttcagttgcatcaacaaatgtatttgtaaaaattattcagAAAGGTTGTACCGTGACCTTCTGTTTGAAGTGAAGATACATTGGGAGAAAGTAAATCATGAGCTTGAGGTAGGATAGGCATTTCTGAAATTTATATAGCAGAAGTTAGATCTTAACAGTGGTTTATCAACTGTAAATGCTAagactgaataaataaatatacttatttctTTGCAAGCTTTACACAAAGTTTAAACAGGgagaaaatataatgaaatattacattcaCACAAGGTCAACATTCCCTCATGTAATGTTGCATTTCCCTGtgaattatcttttaatttaatCCATGTAACATGTTAACTTTCATTGGTCATAACTAAAGGAATATAGGTTGACCATGCATTCCCAAGTGGAAAGcgaattaaaaatattaagttcctttgaatgaaatattttgaacccTTTTAAAAGGTGTAATTTTCAAAGAAAGTTCTCACTctgaagttaagcataaaaaatttttaaatttacattaaactaGTCTTTTGCAAAGAGGTAAATCTTCTAAAATTTCAAAGCTACTGTTACTGAATTTTTATTGGATAAACTTTTCTCTGCCAGGTGGCATATTTAGCATAAGATTTTTAATCattgaaataatttgaataatatacTGATCATAGCATTGtttcatattaattgtttttagtcTGTATGATGGTGAATTGATTTCTTTTGCACTTCTTGAATCTCTTTAAGAAATGAGTTGAATGGTTATCATTTTgtttgaacagttttttttttttcaggtcaaAGCAGGTCAAGTTTTAGTGAAGATCTTCGATTCAGTACTTTCCGAGGACTGCTTGTCCAGGTTCCTAAACCAAGTAAATGTGAGATCCCCAGTGACATTCCTGTTGTTACATTAGTTTCAGTAAGATATCgaatcaaagttaatattttcttacagtgaaaatatatttctgacagatactatactctcctcacacttctggtgcttcttttctgactaaTACAGAATTGAAGAATGTGTACTACAGTAAACAGGAAGTTAGCTGTGATagtggtgtgtgttttagtgaagaGTTGTTCTTGGacatttacatgctacaacgcagctAAATCACATTGAAACGTAAAGTAGGTGGGAGTTTCAAGGCTAGGAGAGAGTATAAACATTTTCACTCTTTGAAGGTTGCAATGAACAATAAGAATTCTTAttgaaaatagtatgaaaactgatattttaggGTATGTACAGTGATATGATATAACTTCCTATGTATACATAACACATAAaccatcagttataaatataactagaaaaataaaactgaatataacaCATGGCAACCGATaatgtacttaatatttaaaattaatttataaataaaatcaggtataataactttatatcaaacacaaaatatttaaataaaaatgttgttgaataacttattgaaaaaatatgtcgaggaataaatatttttgcaagtATAACATCgtacaacatgaaattatattgtgtgtgtgttattataacattaaattatattgtgtgtgttattataacattatattgtgtgtgtgtgtgttattttgtaataaagccatatcgagctatctgacATGTTCACTGATGACAATGAAAACCCTGATTTTATCCTTGTAATTATGTAGTAAAGTGCTGCACCCCTCGGTTTCAAGAATTTCCAGGTATgtcagtgtttttaaatattttaatctaaccTAGACTGTGCTAACGTATCTACTTAAATAGATGTTACAAACTTGGGACTTCCTAATAGAGCCACAAGTCTATTCATGTGTTACTACTGATATAGTCACCAATATGGTTGCCTTCAAACTTTACTCATCTTGGCTCATTTATTGTAGATGATATTTAACTCACAGTGTGGGGATGCTTTCTTGGTAAACACAGATGAATTCCTTTGAGATGGACCAAAATTACCAAGAGGTTTCAGAGATGTCacagaaaattaaagtatatctaAGGGTAAAAATGTAGTACTACTCAGTTACACAGTTTACCACATCACTCTAAGTAACAAAACATCACTGGAGAACACAAGTTACAGCAAAATATACTTTGAACTTTAAATACGAACAATTAATGTGGACTTAAATCGAGaggtgaaaatgtaaaaacatgtacaaattacATGGTTAGCAAttaagtaataaagatatttcacgAGGAAAACATCAGTACTTATTAaaactagatttattttaatatgttaaatatcatGAGATCAGTTAAAATAATCTATGAAGTTTAAAAACGTATTATATTCAATGTTTACAAACTTATCACTGAGAAAGAGAATatgttttggaataaattatCTATCACAAGTGTCAATCATGTCTTAGCTGTGtacagtttcaaaaattaatgttttcattgtttattgtacaaaaaattACTTGAATAAATATCTCTATAAATGATTCCTTTTTAGTGATTATTTGTTAGCGTTCGTAAAAAGTTTATCATATCATATTTTACTTcatctttcattatattttaattttttacatatatttttcttttattcttaccTATCAATTTAACTTGTAATGAGACAtatctaatatttatacaataaacaatatttaacagttttacagaCATTTCAGTTTGAATAGTTTGATCTAAAACAGcttcgttttttgtttgtttgttttttaaagaatttccAACTCATAAATGAGACACCAAGACTGAAATTCTAATAAACATTtggcctggtttttgaataaatttggtattaattgaaatgtcatatattgttactagtttttgccaaatgttggttatttttctgcctatatcggaaatatatggtatgcaacagtatatggtttcatgatttttttatttgtaaggtatatttacttttgttggttgattttcctttatgtctaggtgtgtgcgtattatatttaactatggtttgtggaggaaacttgttgatgttgatgaagtattgttttattttgtctaattcatcattaatttaatCTGGTGAGCATATTtcgtttcttagtgtgttgagtttttgttctgtttcatgtGCTGTGTCCCAAGGTATGTATAGTCCGGTATGGATGATTTTtaggtggatttctgttttaaattgcgtgtcggttcttgtaattttgagttaagaaatgatatttgattgctttctttctgttcatatgtgaagttaatgttgggatatatagaattaatgtgattaaaaaaattaagcgTGTGTTGTGTGGATGTGAATctcgcaatcgtgtcgtctacatatctgtaccagtttagtggctgatgtaatgctgtgttcattgcttgtgtttcaacttgtgtcagaaaaatattggctagaattggtgatactgggttgcccatgcttaggcaatttgtttgtatatagttgtggttgttgaacatgaagtttatcttcattgttgtgaattctatgagggttgctgggaatgtctattgatgagtTAGAGTCTCGAATAcagagttctaaagctatcttacaggtttcagtggttgggacttctgtaaagagggatataacattgaaactggccattaaggctttatgattaagttgattaagattagacttgaaattaaaagagtctttgatgaatgagttggctgatgttacatatttggagaatgcccatgctttgtatttaccaagattgtaattaaacaattcatatgtggatGTTATTGGTCATATTGGATGATCTAATTTaagaggtttggggatgccgaatatttgtggtgtgtgtgagtcggtcttgcgaggtaggaataaagttttgaaactgtgttggctttttcatttttagtggtaatttgttcagttgcatttcatgtgtctttgttggatttgtgtgt
This region includes:
- the LOC143257440 gene encoding CDK2-associated and cullin domain-containing protein 1-like, with product MISAEYEQEYWPTIQNAIDLLLRQSIGHKGLMSFENVYSCINKCICKNYSERLYRDLLFEVKIHWEKVNHELEVKAGQVLVKIFDSVLSEDCLSRFLNQVNVRSPVTFLLLH